A genomic region of Pseudopipra pipra isolate bDixPip1 chromosome W, bDixPip1.hap1, whole genome shotgun sequence contains the following coding sequences:
- the LOC135404423 gene encoding zinc finger protein 501-like, whose amino-acid sequence MSLGFPVGWRQIPCVSLLLPAPGPEVRPESAEDKSRRQSLVGEAVLKGSLAQEGSREEKSRRCPRRRGSKAIPGGCEEERASVCREGDRSLRGSCELVVPEQPPSREKPFRCLECGKSFRTSTSLLTHLHIHSGERPYTCGECGMSFRHSSALHSHQMIHSGERPYTCGECGKSFSKCTNLLRHQLTHTGEWPYKCLECGNSFSTSTDLLRHQLIHSGERPYTCRECGKSFKRSSHLLRHQMIHSRERPYTCGECGKSFSSSTNLLRHQLTHTGERPYKCLECGKSFSTSTDLLNHRHIHSGELPYTCRECGKSFSRRSTLHTHRRIHSGERPYKCLECGKSFRHSSTLHTHRRIHTGEWPYTCGECGKSFRDSSTLHKHRRIHMGERPYKCGGCGKSFIRRAALTKHQRTHR is encoded by the coding sequence atgtccttgggcttccctgtgggctggaggcaaatcccctgcgtgtccttgttgcttcctgccccaggccccgaggtgaggccggaaagcgcggaggacaaatcccggcggcagagcctggtgggagaggccgttttgaagggctccctggcgcaggaaggcagcagggaggaaaagagccggagatgcccccgcaggaggggctccaaagccatcccagggggctgtgaggaggaaagagccagcgtgtgccgggaaggcgaccggagcttgagggggagctgcgagctggtggtccctgagcagcctcccagcagggaaaagccctttaggtgtttggaatgtgggaagagcttcaggacaAGCACCAGCCTCCTCACCCacctgcacatccacagtggggaacggccctacacgtgtggggagtgtgggatgAGCTTCAGGCACAGCTCCGCCCTCCACAgccaccagatgatccacagtggggaaaggccctacacatgtggggaatgtgggaagagcttcagcaagtGCACCAACCTCCTCAGGCACCAGCTCacccacactggggaatggccctacaagtgcttggaatgtggaaatagcttcagcacaagcactGACCTCCTCAggcaccagctcatccacagtggggaacggccctacacgtgtagggaatgcgggaagagcttcaaacggagctcccacctgctccgacaccagatgatccacagtaGAGAAAgaccctacacgtgtggggaatgtgggaagagcttcagcagcagcaccaacCTCCTCAGGCACCAGCTcacccacactggggaacgaccctacaagtgcttggaatgtgggaagagcttcagcacaagcactGACCTCCTCAACCACcggcacatccacagtggggaactgccctacacgtgtagggaatgtgggaagagcttcagccggagATCCACCCTCCACacccaccgtcgcatccacagtggggaacggccctacaagtgcttggaatgtggaaagagcttcaggcacagctccaccctccacacccaccgtcgcatccacactggggaatggccctacacatgtggggagtgtgggaagagcttcagggacagctccaccctccacaagcaccgtcgcatccacatgggggagaggccctacaagtgtggggggtgtgggaagagcttcatccGGAGGGCTgccttgaccaaacaccaacggacccaccggtaa
- the LOC135404446 gene encoding class I histocompatibility antigen, F10 alpha chain-like: MAPALGLGALLALLAVSGGQPKVLHSLRYLDVAVTEPSPRIPQFLSMGYVDGIPFMRYDSEWDRLEPLTPWMAAGAEPGYWDRGTQINERNRFIDADNLEIARGWYNWSGGLHTVQQLSGCDLLSDGSVRRTLRYGIDGQDFISFSPETGTFVAADGAAQIIQRKWKSEGYEALQHKLAQSCVEWLQKYIGYGREALERKDPPDVHVSGKEEHGILTLSCHAYGFYPGMIGINWLKGDEVRDQETEWGGIVPNSDGTFHSWTRIEALPGEWEQYRCRV, from the exons ATGGCTccagcgctggggctgggggcgctCCTGGCGCTCCTGGCGGTCTCGGGGGGGCAGCCGAAGG TTCTCCACTCCCTGCGTTACCTGGATGTGGCGGTGACGGAGCCCAGCCCAAGGATCCCTCAATTCCTGTCCATGGGATATGTTGATGGGATCCCCTTCATGCGCTATGACAGCGAGTGGGACCGGCTGGAGCCGCTGACGCCGTGGATGGCGGCCGGAGCCGAGCCGGGATATTGGGATAGAGGGACCCAGATCAATGAGAGGAACCGGTTCATTGATGCCGACAACCTGGAGATAGCACGGGGCTGGTACAACTGGAGTGGGG GTCTCCACACAGTGCAGCAGCTTTCTGGCTGTGACCTCCTGTCCGACGGTAGTGTCCGCAGAACCCTTCGGTACGGCATTGATGGGCAGGATTTCATCTCCTTCTCCCCGGAGACCGGGACCTTCGTGGCGGCTGATGGAGCTGCCCAGATCATCCAGAGGAAATGGAAATCTGAAGGGTATGAGGCTCTTCAGCACaagctggcacagagctgtgtggaATGGCTCCAGAAATACATCGGATACGGGCGGGAGGCACTGGAGCGCAAAG ATCCCCCCGATGTCCATGTGTCCGGGAAAGAGGAACACGGGATCCTGACGTTGTCCTGCCACGCGTACGGATTCTACCCCGGGATGATCGGGATCAACTGGCTGAAGGGGGATGAAGTGCGGGATCAGGAGACGGAGTGGGGCGGGATCGTTCCCAACAGCGACGGCACCTTCCACAGCTGGACCAGGATCGAGGCGCTGCCGGGGGAGTGGGAGCAGTACCGGTGCCGGGTGTAG